The sequence below is a genomic window from Bradyrhizobium septentrionale.
GCAGCGCGCTTCAACCAATCGCCGTTGTAAAAAGCACTGTCGCCGAACAGCGAACTGACCCGCCAGCCGTTGATTTCCTTGCCGGCAACATTGGCCAGATATTCGGCGATCTTCTTCTCGCCTTCCTTCATGCCCAAACCGACTTCGACTTTTTGCTCCAACGGCAGGTCCTTGAAGTTGAAGGTTTTGCCGGGTCCGACGCCGATACTGGCAAGCTGCGCGCGTATCTCCTTTTCGTTCTCCTGCGGCGGGGCGAATTGCAGCGCGAAGTCGAGAAACTCGAAGAAGTTCGTCTTCGCGAGTTCCGTGTTGATTTTCGGAAAGTCGATGGCTGGCGCAGCAGCCGTGGTCATCGGCTGCTTCAGGTAGTCGGACAGCGTCTGTGCCTTGTAGCCCGCCTGGACCTTCTTCACGCCGTCGAGGTCGTCAGCACTGAATAGCTGGGTGCGATAGCCCGCCAATGAAAATTGTGTGCTCGACCGGAACACCTTCTTGATGCCGGGCGGGGTCGTGCCCTTCCAGTCCGGCCCGACCACCATGTAATCGCCGGCCTCGCTTCCCGTGGCACGGCTGCCGATATAGCCGTAATTATAGGTATTGCCGTCGCAGAGCATGACCGAGTAGTAGCGCTTGGGGTCCACCGCCGGGACCGAAAGGACGAAAGGCTCTGCCCTCAGGTCCATCCACACGAACGAGTAAGGGGTGTCGCTGTTCGGCGTGACAATAGCGGTGTCCTTGTAGGTGAAGACGTTGGGCTCGTTCTTGATCTGATTGAAGGGGGCTTTGAACTGCCCCGAATTGCGATCGACGGCGTACTCGTACATGACCCCGTAGTTCATCACGATTGGCAGGCCATAGATGAAACCTGCTTCCGCAATGTCTTTTGCCTTGAAAAACCCAGGACGGTCGGCGCTCGTCTGTGCGTGCACTGGGACGGACTTCGCCGTTGAGGCAGTGATTGCAGCCAAGGCGGCCGAACGAAGAAGATCGCGTTTCGTCAGCATTTGAACACTCCTTCCGATTTTGCGACTTGAGCTCAACGTAGACTGGCACGACAAAAGTTAGGCGCACCCTGCGGGTAGGTCTATGCAAAATCAAGCAATCCGTCAGGCTGGATGTCCGTTGTTGGCCCTTTTCGGAAGTGCCGCGCTTGCTATCGAAAGTCCGGTGTCGGGGGTGAAGCGGAACGTTACGGTTGCGCGTTCCGACTTCCGAGTTTGACCCTAAGCGGACGACCGAGAAAAGTTTGGCTGACTTGCCTGTTACGCAGTCCACAAAATCCGAGCTGTACATTAACCTCAGGACCGCGGAGGCGGTCACAAAGTGCCACCGACATTGCTCACCCCCCGCGCCGATCGAGATCGACCCTTATCCTGCTTCGCCTTCGACGGCCGGGACAAGATTCGCTGCGAGAAAGTCTACGAATGCCCTGAGCTTGGGAGCGAGATGGCGGTTCGAC
It includes:
- a CDS encoding DUF1254 domain-containing protein yields the protein MLTKRDLLRSAALAAITASTAKSVPVHAQTSADRPGFFKAKDIAEAGFIYGLPIVMNYGVMYEYAVDRNSGQFKAPFNQIKNEPNVFTYKDTAIVTPNSDTPYSFVWMDLRAEPFVLSVPAVDPKRYYSVMLCDGNTYNYGYIGSRATGSEAGDYMVVGPDWKGTTPPGIKKVFRSSTQFSLAGYRTQLFSADDLDGVKKVQAGYKAQTLSDYLKQPMTTAAAPAIDFPKINTELAKTNFFEFLDFALQFAPPQENEKEIRAQLASIGVGPGKTFNFKDLPLEQKVEVGLGMKEGEKKIAEYLANVAGKEINGWRVSSLFGDSAFYNGDWLKRAAGAKGGIYGNDAVEAMYPARRTDSDGQTLDGSKNNYTLTFPAGQLPPVNAFWSVTMYDGKSQLLIENPINRYLINSPMLPTMKTNADGSLTLYIQAKSPGADKESNWLPAPNDTIYLVMRLYWPKTEAPSILPPGEGTWQPPGIKRVA